TTCAAGCATTTCATAATTCTCCTCACTGCCGTATCCTGCATCAGCTACTATCTCTTTACTTTGTTTACTATACGATTTTTCAAAACTGTCCAAGTGGGATTTTAAAGTGGTGGTATCCCCTGCTGTTTGGTGGATAGTAGCATGGGTAATGAATTGATTTTCAGTTGATATCTGAGGATTGTAAGCGGGTTTTAGTTGTCCGTTTTTCATGTGGTCCTCTTTCATTCTCATGAATGTGGCATCATGATCTGTCTTACTGTACGAATTTCTATCCCCCAAAATCTCCAGGTCTTTTTCATACTTCTCCAGCTTGGGAAGATGTTCTTCCTGAAGTTTTTGAAGCTCCTTAGCAATCTTCTTTGAAGGCTCTTTTAGCTTTTTATTTATGGCTGAAAGCCGCTCCCTTAATTCTTCAGAATCAATTTTTTTAGGCAATTCTTCTTGATTAACTTCTTGATTATCTGATAGGATGCTTTCTTCGATATCTGATAAAACACTCTTGATCTTACCTTCTAACCTTTCTTTGTGCTTTTCAACTGTCTTACGCCAGACAAAAGTGTACTTATTGGATTTTGCTTCAATCTTGGTTCCGTCAATGTATTGTACATCAAGGCTTACATATCCCATCTCAACAAGCATTTTTACCACTTCGGCAAACAATGTCTTGATGGAGTCTTTTAAGATTTTACCGCGGAAATCGTTGATGGTTCTGAAATCGGGGGTTGAGTTTCCTGAGATAAACATGAAATGTATGTTCTCATTAAGTGCTTTGGCTATTTTCCTACATGAATACACATTGGATAAATAGCTGTAGAACAGCACTTTAATCATCATTCGTGGATGATAGGCTGATGTACCGCCTCCCTTGTACCTCTTTATAATATCACTGATATCCAAAGAGTTAACCACAGTGTCAACCAATCGAGCAGGGTGGTTATCAGGGATTTTATCAAAAATATTTGCCGGAAATAATTCTGGACAATTGCCAGTCTGATTTTTAAAAACTACCTTAGACATTGTTGTATTTTGTTCAACTCTAAAATAATAATTTTAGAGAAAATCAACAATAAAAAAAGGGTGTCTCGACTTTTCGGACACCCCCATCTTATCGAAGTCTTCTGACTGAAAAATAACCCAAAGCCGACCTAAGGAACTTGGTTTTTTGGAAGTAGGTCTTTTGGTTAATTTTTATCCGTGGCCCCGATTCTCGGGACAAGCTTTCCTGTCCCGGGCTATCCAATATAGAATATTCAGGATAGGACTACACCCTATCCTAGGCTATCCAGCCCCTATCTTATTAGCCAATCGTCTCCTGCTTAAAGGTTGGCAAGCTTGTTTCTAGTTTCTTGAGCTTAATTCTAATTTTCCCCGCCCTGCATCCTATCTCCGCCCTAAAATGACCCAAATGGATCACTTCTTAACGGTCGGTCCTCTCGCTTCTCGCTTATCATCTCTCGCTTCTCTCCTCAGCCCCATAAACCCAACCACTTATCCCAAAGGAATTTGTTGGGCAGGTTAACCAGCCAAGAGACTGTCAAAAATGAAAGCAGCGCCACTTTTTTCTTTTGAACATTTTCCACCAATTGACCCAAATGGGCCAGTCCGTACACATAGAGGAGTAGGACAATGGGAGATAGGATACGGAAATCAAAGGCATCAAAAGGGGAAATAATACGAAGAAATATAATTCCCAATAAATAGAATATGGCAACCTGAAAAGGTAAAGTTTGAAAAAGACCGGAAGGCCTACCGGTTTTTTTGATCAAAAAGAAAACCACCAATAACTGAAAGAGAAATAAGACTAATGCCAGGATATCTTTGGCCCCAAAGCTCCAGAAATTTCGGGCAAAGGCAAAGATATTCAACACTCCCCTGCCTAGGTAATAGAGAAAGGTATTGGTGCTTTCCTGACCAGGATATATTCTAGGTGCTCCTGTAAGATGGCCTGTCTGCCAATAATTGAAACCCAAGTAAGCAAGTAGATACAAGGCACTCAATGCCAAAGTATAGGCGTAGTGTTTTTGTTTTTTGGTCCCCAGATAGAAATAAGTGTATAGAAAATGGAAAAATAGAAAGGCCCAAAAAATTATTCCGGCATAGCGCAGAGTGAATAATCCAATCAAGACCAAAGTCAAGATCTTCCAGTATTTTGAGGTATTATTTTTTTCCAAAAGAACGACAAAAGCTAAAACAAAAAACAGGAAAGGACCTTCTGACCAGGTATGGGAATAAACCTCCATCATACCGTAAGAAACAAAGGCCAAAGCTGCCCAGGGTCCAAACTTCCCAAAGCGCTTGTAGAGCAGTATCACCATTCCTGCCAAAAAAAGCAGGTTGACCACTTTACTCGCCCACAGCAGATCGGGAATCAAGAGTCCCAAAGCAGCAATCAACAGTGGGTATCCTATGGGCCAAATAGCAAAATATTGAACTGGACTAGTAGCGTCAAACGGATAGGTATAAGGCGCTACCATACCTTTACCTGTAAGCAGGTTTTCGGCTGCCTGCAAATAAAAAAAGGAATCCGGCGATTGGTAATTTGTTGCCCCTGCACATGCCCTAAGGAAAATGCTAGCAGTTATCATAAAAAAAAGAAGACTTAAAATAATTAGTGTATTTTTTTCCGAAGCCATTTTTTTACTTTTTACTTCTTCAAACACTGATGACACAATTTCTGCTATCAAGAAAAATTAAATATCTTGAAAAAAAATATATGTTGATCTCATCAAAAGAACCCCAATTCCCAGAATCCTTACAAATTCCTTCATTTACTGGCGTTCGATTTTTTGCGGTTGTCTTGGTTTACTTTCACCATTTTAATACAATACCCAAGGATTATTCTCTTGGATATTTGCACGGAATTTTTCAAGAGGGATATATAGGGGTAACCCTGTTTTTTGTGCTTAGTGGATTTATTATTACTTACAGGTATTTTTTATTTTCCACTGTCTCCCTTTCTATTTACCTCTGGAATCGATTTAGTAAAATTTATCCTATTTATTTTTTTTAACTCTACTTACTTTAGGATGGAGTTGGCGTTTAGAGGCTTCGCTTTCTTCTGACCAATGGATGACTCTTTTCATGAACTTGATCCTGCTTAAGGGATTCTTTGGTGATTTTATCTTTACAGGTATTCCTCAAGCTTGGACACTCACTGTAGAAGAGTGCTTTTATCTTTCAGCACCCCTATTTGCATATGCATGGAGGAAGTCATTGAAATTGGTTGGTACGTTAGTTTTATTAATTTGGACAGTAGGTCTAATGTTGATTATTCTTCCAGACCAAATAATAAATTATGGATTTATTCCTGGTGCGTATTATCTTTTTAATTATACATTTTTCGGAAGAATCCTTGAATTTATTCTAGGTATGGGATTAGCTTTTTCTCTAAATAAGAAAACCAAGTTCAGGTATTTTACGGTAATGGGTTGCACTAACATTGGATTATGCCTTATCATTCTTTATTGGTTAGCAGAACCGGGCGGATTTGGGGACCAAACCTATCAAGGAATCTTGGTAAACAACCTTTTTCTACCTTTATTTGGTATTTTACCTCTAATATGGGGTTTAATACATGAAACATCCATATTAAGACAGCTTTTCTCCTCTAAATTATTAAGAATTTTAGGTGAAAGCAGTTATGTGTTTTATTTGATCCATATGGGGATCTTCCATAACTATCTTGCCAAAAACGGCTTTAACTATTTTGCGATTTTAAGTATTCTTTACTTGATCTCGATATTGATTTATTTTGGATTCGAAAAACCAGTAAAAGTTTGGTTGAGGAGTTTTTGGATTTCAAAAGTCTAATCCAAAAAACACTTACCTAATGGAGCTTATCTTTTATTAATGAAAGCTAAACTCGTAAATAAACGAAAAGTAAGTTTTTGCCCCAAAACTCTCCTTCCAATAAGCCAGACTTTCAAGCTTTTTTCCTGTCTGTCCATCATAGACCGTTCCCAAATCTATATAATGAATATTAGGAAGATTCATTAAGTAATGCATTAGCAAATCCATGGCCCTACTTATTTTTCCTTTTTCGGTAACCGCGGAATATTGAACTTTGATTACCCGAGGATGCCTGAAAATCACTATGCCAGCCAATAACTCCTCCCCTAGAAAAGCCGAGATCAGTTGAATTCTCCCCGGATGACGCTCAGAAAGCAAAGCTATTTCTTTCCAGCTATGGACTGGGGCTTTACCTATTTTGGCAGCATACATGGGAAGCATCAACTTTTCCCAAAATACCTGGGACACTTCTCCTTCCATAACTTCCAACCCTTTCCTTACCGCCCGTCTCACTCCTTTTTTTTTACCCTTATCTTTCAAAACAAAAGGGGCTTCAATCAAATAAACCTCTTTATTATCTGAAATCTCAAAACCAAGGGAATCATAATCCAATGAATTCAATCCTTTCTCTTGACCATAGTAATAAGGTACAGGAGCCACCCTGAGGCTTTTGATTTCCTGGTTTTTATAAAATTCAAGAATACTATTAATGATTTGGGTTTGGCTGAAAGAAGATAAATCCTTTTTGAATATCCATCCCCCAAAACTCAGTCCCTTGTGCGAAAAAATCTGATTGCCTACCTGATGCGCCGGAAAAACTGCCAGAAGCTCCTCTCCTTCCCATACCATCACCGATACATCCTCAAACCTGTCCCCATGATATTCCAAAAAGGAACGCTTGTGCAGGAAAGTGCCATTGGCGGAGTGGTCAATAAATGCTTCCCATTGCTCCCGATAACGCTCCTCATATTTCCTGACATCTATATTCAAATCTAATCTATGTAATATAAGATGCCTTTTCATTCTAAAAAGCGAAGCTTAGTATCAGTGTTCATCTGTGTCTATCTGTGGTCAATTTCGAAAGCTTAGCTTTTACTATCCCGTGATTAAGGGACAAATTGTTTAATAAAAAAAAGCGTTTTTAAGATTTCTCCTTCGTCAATATGACAAGGATAAACCACTTTCTCTTTTTGCCCTTCTGAGATTTTCATCACTTTTTCTCTCTGACTCCTCTGGACCCCTCTGTGTATTAAAAGCTAAGCGCAGTGTTTTTTCTCTTTTACACGTACTTAACCGAAAACCAAAAATCCACTCACCTCCTCCGGGTCGGCTTCCACCACCTGTACAATTACTTTACGCTGCAACTTTTCGTAGGTCTTTTCAGTCAAAAAATCCAGATAGTCCAAGTCCAAATCCCGCCCCACCAAGATCATCTCTATGGTTCCTGAATCAATACCCTGAGCATAATCCCCTACGATATAGGCCTTTTGCACATTCCCCATGCGTTTGACCACTTTTTCCATGAGTTCATCCAATCTCAGAAACTTGGACACCATATTCCTGATTTCCTGGTAAAAAGGATGCGATTCATTGGCACGGTAGAGTTTAGTCTTGCCGTTTTCCCGTACCAGCAGCAATCCTGCATCGGTGAGGCGGTTGAGTTCTACCCGCACCGAATTGGTAGATTCATCAAATTCCTTGGCCAGGGAGCGCAGGTAACCTGAATTGTTATGCGCAAAAAACTTCAGCAAGAGCTTGATACGGGTTTTGGATGTGACGAGGGAGTCTAGCAATTCGAGCGGTGGGTAAGTTATTCAGTTGGAAAAAAGTTGTCGGGTTGTCAGGTTGTCATTGTTCAGAACTGAATTCCTTTGACTTTTTTATGTTCTCCAGTTGTTATCGACATAGTTCAAAAAATTATGGATTTTGATACCTAAACCATCATAACATTCAATAAGTTGATTGGCTTCTTCTGACAAATCAGGATATAATCTTGAAATTTTAAAAAGGTGATTGATAGTCTCGAGATTGCTAGAATGAGAATAAACCAAAAACTTGATAAAGTCCTGCTTATATCTTTTTCTACCGTATCCTTCAACAATATTGGAATTGATAGAATCTGAAGATCTCCTCAGCTGACTTCCTAATTCAAACTTCTCATAGTTGGGGATTTTAAGAGAAAAAATATGAGTTTGAAAAAACAGATCAAGAGAGATATTGTAAATTTCTAGGTCTTTGTATGATTTCATAAAACAGTTATTTATTCCTTAAAATCAATCCAATTTATTTTATTTAAGCATCGCCTATTTAAAAAAATCCAACCCGACAACAAGGACAACCATGACAACATATATACCTTTTCCACACTCCATTCTACATTCTTCATTCTTCATTCAACCCAGCTTCGCACTTTCAGTCCCAGGCAGACCTAGCAAAAATCGAGTAAAAATCTTACTCATGAGTAACAAATTTACTCAGTGAATGGATTTATGCAAAGGTTTAAGGATTTTTTTCGAGCTGATTATATACTTAGCAAAATTCCAAGAACAAATCGCAGATTTCCATCAATTTTCCCCTGGCTACTTGGTTGAATTATTCAGACCTGTCCGATGAAGGCAGACTTGGACCCTTCAATGAACCCACCAATCTCCTTATTTCCTAATTCTTCATTCAAAAAATTCCCCCACTGTATCGTCGGCGTGGGATGATTCATTCCTTTAGAAGATATGTGCGCCGACTCGGGAACCGTGGTAATCATCCTAACCCTGGGTCTTGCCCCCACCTGGCGATCGCCTTAGACCCGGGGGTACTGATGGTTCAGCCCATTCTGGGCTGGCACCCAAAAAATCACCGATTCGACTACTTGGGTTCGTGAAAATTCTAAAGCCTCGCGCCTAATTTCATTACCCATGCTGATTTGATGAAAGTAAAATTCCAAAATCCCTATCAACATCTAAATCTGGTTAATTAGTGAAATTTGTGTTATTTGTGGCTAAAAAAATCTTTTCCACCTCAGAAATGACATCCTCAACCCTTCAAGACTCCCACATTCTTCATTCTTCACTCATCATTCTTATTTTCTCTTTTTTTTGAAAAAGCAAAAGCCAATCCAAAGACAAAAAGTAAATGGAAAAAAATCATAAAAAAAGACTTCATACGCATGATGATTCCCAAATTGTTCAAAGTCAAAGCATATACCCCCATCAGCAGCAGACCAAACAAAATCCCTCCCCAAGTAAACAACGGGACGGTTTTCCATCCTGAACGACCCATCAAGCCTATAGCTCCTATTATTAAAAAAAGGCTCAGTACATTTTCAGTACTTGCTGCCACATACCAAAGGCTTTCCCACTCTCCCATAAATGGACGGAAAAATAGGGTCCATAACCTCATAGGCCAACTGTAACTATTCATAGGCACGGCAGATTGGGCAGCAAATCCCTCTAGAAATTCCATTTGTGAAGCACTGAACTCCATGATTTTCTGGGGATGTAGAAAGGGAATATGGGTAATATAAAGGATAAAATCCAGCATCCCATAAGCCAACAGCCCGGCCACCAAAAGAAAAATCGCCTTAAACTTGTTGGATATTGAAGGAGTAAAAATCAATAAACCTATGAATCCCCCCATCAAAATAAACCCCTGCATGGGACGTACCAGGTATGAAATACCCAGCCCAAAGATCAGATATCCCCAAGCAGGCCTCATCACATGCAGCCCGCGGAGAAAAAGTACAATACCCAAAAAACTGATGGACTGCTTCCCAACAGAAGAAGACCAGAAGTGTAGGTTAGGCATCAAAAATACTACCCATAAGCTTAGTTGAATCCAATGATGCTTTTGGGTATCCACCTGTTCCCTTACCAGACCATAAAGAAGATAATAGCCATAGTAAGACAAAACACTAAAAAACAGATTACCTGACCATAATGGTAGGCCAAATACATAAGCAGGCCAATAGGTCAGCCATTGCATGAAATAAGATCGGGTACCCCAATGTGAAAACCAACGTTCGGGATGATCTACTTTTTCTGCCCTTAATTCCCAAAAGGAAATCGCATCGCCTCCATATTCTCCCAGATACCAGGTAAATAAAAAGGAAAAAGCGATATGGTAAAAAAAGAGAAATACCAGGAACTTTTGATCACTATGCAGCAACTGATTTTTCAAGATGACATTCTTGCTTTAATCCATTCCAATATATCATTGATTACCAATTCCTTTTCAGGTTCATTGATCAGT
This Cecembia calidifontis DNA region includes the following protein-coding sequences:
- a CDS encoding IS1182 family transposase; translation: MSKVVFKNQTGNCPELFPANIFDKIPDNHPARLVDTVVNSLDISDIIKRYKGGGTSAYHPRMMIKVLFYSYLSNVYSCRKIAKALNENIHFMFISGNSTPDFRTINDFRGKILKDSIKTLFAEVVKMLVEMGYVSLDVQYIDGTKIEAKSNKYTFVWRKTVEKHKERLEGKIKSVLSDIEESILSDNQEVNQEELPKKIDSEELRERLSAINKKLKEPSKKIAKELQKLQEEHLPKLEKYEKDLEILGDRNSYSKTDHDATFMRMKEDHMKNGQLKPAYNPQISTENQFITHATIHQTAGDTTTLKSHLDSFEKSYSKQSKEIVADAGYGSEENYEMLEKKGVDAYVKYNYFHMEQKKKTKNNPFLPQNLFYNAAQDFYVCPMGQRMENVGQGKRTSSNGYVSQVTYYQAKNCEGCPLRAQCHKATGNRRIEVNHRLNFLKQQAKEKLMNKKGLEHRSKRPIEAEAAFGQLKSNNKFNRFTLTGLEKVELEFLLMAIGHNLRKMVAKSMHSGLKLSKKSSLGYKPYNSRPVFYVPKENSNQRSLVMALDFQNQKIAA
- a CDS encoding winged helix-turn-helix domain-containing protein; translation: MLDSLVTSKTRIKLLLKFFAHNNSGYLRSLAKEFDESTNSVRVELNRLTDAGLLLVRENGKTKLYRANESHPFYQEIRNMVSKFLRLDELMEKVVKRMGNVQKAYIVGDYAQGIDSGTIEMILVGRDLDLDYLDFLTEKTYEKLQRKVIVQVVEADPEEVSGFLVFG
- a CDS encoding four helix bundle protein, producing MKSYKDLEIYNISLDLFFQTHIFSLKIPNYEKFELGSQLRRSSDSINSNIVEGYGRKRYKQDFIKFLVYSHSSNLETINHLFKISRLYPDLSEEANQLIECYDGLGIKIHNFLNYVDNNWRT